From one Puntigrus tetrazona isolate hp1 unplaced genomic scaffold, ASM1883169v1 S000000456, whole genome shotgun sequence genomic stretch:
- the rad21a gene encoding double-strand-break repair protein rad21 homolog A encodes MFYAHFVLSKRGPLAKIWLAAHWDKKLTKAHVFECNLESSVESIISPKVKMALRTSGHLLLGVVRIYHRKAKYLLADCNEAFIKIKMAFRPGVVDLPEDNREAAYNAITLPEEFHDFDQPLPDLDDIDVAQQFTLNQSRVEEITMREEVGNISLMTDNDFGDFGMDDREMMREENAFEVDIIHGSSAATLLLEAEPGPAHLPDKSTNLGYDDFGDSNLENSDGGILMDKILSNEDGGGIFDDPPAITDSVIMAQDHGDDDDDFDAFSPPAGPDSPDSGPAEPLPNTTDQTEQTTLVPNEDEAFALEPIDITVKETKAKRKRKLIVDSLKELDSKTIRAQLSDYSDIVTTLDLAPPTKKLMMWKETGGVEKLFSLPAQPLWNGRLLKMFTRCLTPLVPDELRKRRKGGEADSLEDFLKELENPEVPREEALGHRSEVIDQTIMEEPSMLQASSMEGSRTALDESMMPPPSRQRGTKRKSLDKDAALPPMGVLDQTLQPVDQSVLSQQLDIPQVDLPPEDSTNLSRLVPELDLLDEKSKDKDKDDSDEEGEEGQGGDQDQEERRWNKRTQQMLHGLQRVVAKTGAQSISLLELCRNNNKKQAAAKFYSFLVLKKQQAIELTQAEPYSDIIATPGPRFHIV; translated from the exons ATGTTTTACGCCCACTTCGTCCTCAGTAAACGTGGGCCGCTGGCCAAGATCTGGCTGGCGGCCCATTGGGACAAAAAGCTGACCAAAGCGCACGTCTTTGAATGCAACCTGGAGAGCAGCGTGGAGAGCATAATTTCACCAAAG GTGAAAATGGCTCTGCGTACGTCTGGCCATCTTCTCTTGGGCGTGGTGAGGATCTACCACAGAAAAGCCAAATATCTTCTGGCTGATTGTAATGAAGCATTTATCAAGATCAAAATGGCCTTCCGCCCAG GTGTTGTCGATCTACCAGAAGACAACCGCGAGGCTGCATACAATGCCATCACCTTGCCAGAGGAGTTCCACGATTTTGACCAGCCCCTTCCTGATTTGGA TGATATAGATGTAGCACAGCAGTTCACCCTGAACCAAAGTCGTGTTGAAGAGATCACCATGAGGGAGGAAGTAGGAAACATCAGCCTCATGACCGACAATGACTTTG GTGACTTCGGAATGGATGATCGTGAGATGATGAGGGAGGAGAATGCTTTTGAGGTGGACATCATCCATGGGTCTTCTGCTGCCACCCTGCTTCTGGAAGCTGAGCCTGGTCCCGCTCACCTCCCTGACAAATCCACCAACCTTGGCTACGACGACTTTGGGGATAGCAACCTAGAAAACAGTGATGGTGGAATTCTGA TGGATAAGATTCTGAGCAATGAGGACGGTGGTGGTATATTTGATGATCCTCCAGCTATCACTGACAGTGTGATAATGGCTCAAGACCAcggtgatgatgatgacgactTTGATGCTTTCTCTC CCCCTGCTGGTCCTGACAGTCCAGACTCCGGACCAGCGGAGCCTCTTCCCAACACCACAGACCAGACAGAACAGACCACTCTGGTGCCCAATGAAGACGAAGCTTTCGCTCTTGAGCCCATCGACATTACTG TGAAAGAAACCAAGgctaagagaaagagaaagctcATTGTCGACAGTCTGAAGGAGTTGGACAGCAAGACGATCCGTGCTCAGTTGAGCGACTACTCTGATATAGTCACCACGCTGGATTTGGCTCCTCCTACTAAGAAGCTGATGATGTGGAAGGAGACTGGAGGCGTGGAGAAGCTGTTCTCATTGCCTGCTCAGCCTCTCTGGAACGGCCGACTGCTGAAG ATGTTTACTCGCTGCTTGACTCCACTGGTGCCTGATGAGCTGAGGAAAAGGAGGAAGGGAGGAGAGGCTGACAGCCTGGAGGACTTCCTGAAGGAGCTGGAGAACCCAGAAGTGCCCAGAGAGGAGGCGCTGGGTCACAGGAGTGAAGTGATTG ATCAGACCATCATGGAGGAGCCCAGTATGCTGCAGGCGTCCTCTATGGAGGGCAGCAGAACCGCTCTGGACGAGTCCATGATGCCACCTCCGTCTCGCCAGCGTGGAACCAAGCGCAAGTCGCTTGATAAGGATGCAGCTTTGCCT CCAATGGGAGTGTTGGATCAGACGCTTCAGCCTGTGGATCAGTCAGTGCTTTCCCAACAGCTCGACATACCCCAGGTGGATCTTCCTCCTGAGGACAGCACCAACCTCTCTAGACTGGTACCGGAGCTGGACCTGTTAGACGAGAAGAGCAAGGATAAAGACAAGGACGACAGCGATGAGGAG GGTGAGGAGGGACAAGGAGGAGACCAGGACCAGGAGGAGCGACGGTGGAACAAGAGAACTCAGCAGATGCTTCACGGTCTTCAG CGCGTGGTGGCTAAAACTGGAGCCCAGTCCATCAGCCTGCTCGAGCTGtgcagaaacaacaacaaaaaacaggcTGCGGCCAAGTTTTACAGCTTCCTGGTGCTGAAGAAGCAGCAGGCCATCGAGCTGACGCAGGCCGAGCCGTACAGCGACATCATCGCCACGCCAGGACCGCGGTTCCATATTGTATAG